The following coding sequences lie in one Mucilaginibacter sp. KACC 22773 genomic window:
- a CDS encoding putative colanic acid biosynthesis acetyltransferase: MNMFSYHSKDSVDGYLRPVFSFSNKLRRAIWNLCWSLLCRWTPKPLHKWRVLIVRAFGGKIGDKNIIYPDCKIWAPWLLETEDIVTIGPGVEIYNPGGVFLGHHSILSQNAYLCGATHDYNTADFTYIMKQIIISPYSWICSKAVVLPGVCCMDGSVLGAASVTSRDLEPWTVYGGHPALPLKKRTNFLDNLNSNQDE; encoded by the coding sequence ATGAATATGTTTTCTTATCATAGCAAGGATAGTGTGGATGGATACTTACGGCCCGTATTTTCATTTTCTAATAAGCTACGAAGGGCCATTTGGAACCTGTGTTGGTCACTATTGTGCAGATGGACACCCAAGCCGCTGCATAAATGGCGGGTTTTAATTGTAAGAGCATTTGGGGGCAAAATTGGCGATAAAAATATCATCTACCCCGATTGCAAGATATGGGCTCCGTGGCTACTGGAAACGGAGGATATTGTTACCATTGGCCCGGGGGTCGAGATTTATAATCCCGGTGGTGTTTTTTTGGGCCACCATTCAATCCTCTCCCAAAACGCTTACCTATGTGGTGCCACCCATGATTATAACACGGCCGATTTTACATATATCATGAAGCAAATAATCATATCGCCCTATTCCTGGATATGTTCGAAGGCGGTTGTGTTGCCAGGAGTATGTTGTATGGATGGTAGCGTGTTAGGGGCGGCATCGGTAACATCGCGCGATCTGGAGCCCTGGACAGTATATGGCGGACACCCGGCCCTGCCTTTAAAAAAACGAACTAACTTTTTAGACAACCTAAACAGCAATCAGGATGAGTAA
- a CDS encoding GMC oxidoreductase — translation MSKHDFPFNFDLCIIGSGPAGIILALEYSRLNPHKSVVLLEYGVSGQPAENSLDSSITITNVENHHAPSECTNKGLGGTSATWGGRCVMYDDIDFIDRPILNGNCTWDSTLFNEVKTYAPAAAKYFECGNADFNLSAIPGVRYNTIAEGFKQGIVTDNTLERYSMPTRFGKRYENDIKAQKNLTLLQGFEARDFCAPNENDIVEYLTVREVATKIEFKISAGSFIIASGAQESTRILLRNTQLFNNLGNTPQALGKYYQGHLSGKIATVKFYGDPKKTDYSFIKHADETYTRRRFQFSTDFLKAKNLLNTAIWLDNPLYFDPKHRSGAMSFMYMAMITPVLGKKLAPPAIAHSITKGKVTRVPAHIGNIIKGLPNSLLKPAAIFYKRYCVKRKLPGIFLYSPKNTYALHFHAEQIPSASNCMELAADGETLQINYSVTDQDVSSVIELHDVLDKWLRDCGCGELEYWFDKNQLPAAIKNMTKDGLHQSGTTRIADFPDSGVVDKNLKLWGTGNVYVCSSSVFPTSGQANPTFFLGAFAVRLASHLTDVSQNNLQNNHEANDAGVLILQK, via the coding sequence ATGAGTAAACATGATTTCCCTTTTAATTTCGACCTATGCATCATTGGCAGTGGCCCGGCGGGCATTATCCTCGCTCTTGAATATTCGCGGCTAAACCCTCATAAATCTGTTGTATTGCTTGAATACGGTGTAAGCGGGCAGCCGGCAGAAAACAGCTTAGATAGTTCAATTACAATAACCAATGTTGAAAATCATCACGCTCCTTCGGAGTGTACGAATAAAGGTTTAGGAGGCACATCTGCAACCTGGGGAGGCCGTTGTGTGATGTATGATGATATCGATTTTATTGACCGCCCAATTTTAAACGGCAACTGTACATGGGATAGCACGTTGTTTAACGAAGTTAAAACCTACGCACCGGCAGCCGCCAAATACTTTGAATGCGGAAATGCCGATTTTAATTTGTCGGCCATACCTGGTGTGCGATATAACACTATAGCCGAAGGGTTTAAACAGGGCATAGTAACCGACAATACATTAGAAAGATACAGTATGCCAACCCGTTTTGGCAAACGTTATGAGAACGATATCAAAGCCCAAAAAAACCTGACTTTATTGCAGGGATTTGAAGCCAGGGATTTTTGTGCCCCCAACGAAAATGATATAGTTGAGTACCTGACAGTAAGAGAAGTAGCTACCAAAATTGAATTCAAAATATCTGCCGGTTCATTTATTATAGCATCAGGCGCCCAGGAAAGCACCAGAATATTGCTGCGTAACACACAGCTATTTAACAATTTAGGCAATACACCACAAGCTTTAGGAAAATATTACCAGGGCCATTTATCGGGAAAAATTGCCACCGTTAAATTTTATGGCGATCCCAAAAAAACAGACTATTCTTTCATAAAACATGCTGATGAAACTTATACAAGGCGCAGATTTCAGTTTTCGACCGATTTTTTAAAGGCAAAAAACCTGTTAAACACAGCTATATGGCTGGACAACCCTTTATACTTTGATCCTAAGCACCGGAGCGGAGCGATGTCATTTATGTACATGGCAATGATAACTCCGGTACTTGGCAAAAAACTGGCGCCGCCGGCAATTGCACATTCAATTACCAAAGGTAAAGTAACCAGGGTACCCGCACATATAGGCAATATTATAAAGGGATTACCAAATTCGCTGTTAAAACCTGCTGCCATTTTCTATAAGAGGTACTGCGTTAAACGTAAACTGCCCGGTATATTTCTTTACAGCCCTAAAAACACTTATGCATTACATTTTCATGCCGAGCAAATACCTTCTGCAAGCAATTGCATGGAACTGGCTGCCGACGGCGAAACCTTACAAATTAATTATTCAGTTACCGATCAGGACGTTTCGTCGGTGATTGAACTGCACGATGTACTCGATAAGTGGTTAAGAGATTGCGGTTGTGGCGAGCTCGAATATTGGTTTGACAAAAACCAGTTACCTGCCGCAATTAAAAACATGACTAAAGACGGATTACATCAATCCGGAACGACAAGAATAGCCGACTTTCCTGATAGTGGCGTAGTTGATAAAAACCTGAAGCTTTGGGGCACCGGCAATGTATATGTATGCAGCAGTTCGGTTTTTCCCACATCCGGGCAAGCAAATCCAACCTTTTTTTTAGGTGCATTTGCTGTACGACTGGCAAGCCATTTAACTGATGTATCACAAAACAATCTGCAAAATAATCACGAGGCTAATGACGCCGGAGTTTTAATATTACAAAAATGA
- a CDS encoding glycosyltransferase family 2 protein: MISVIILTKNEETDLPACLNSLTWTDDIHVLDSFSTDKTCEIATQHGAKISMNAFESFGKQRNFALENIVLKHNWVLFLDADEVSTPAFANAIKLAINNADEETAGFYCCWKMMLEGIWLKRSDNFPKWQLRLLRKGRVTFKDFGHGQKEDQVIGNVLYIKEPYTHFGFSKGWSHWIERHNRYSSLEAIARLDICPPFKNIFSKHGSTRNPALKSWMVKVPGWPLLRFIYTYIFSLGFTEGLPGLIYAINLSFYEHMIMIKTREVLSQRHKTSKDIGQNSIAISKQESPELELI, encoded by the coding sequence ATGATATCGGTAATTATACTTACAAAAAACGAAGAAACAGACCTGCCTGCGTGCTTAAATTCGTTAACCTGGACAGATGACATTCATGTTCTGGATTCTTTCAGCACGGATAAAACCTGCGAAATTGCCACGCAACATGGTGCAAAAATTAGCATGAACGCATTTGAAAGCTTCGGGAAACAGCGCAACTTTGCACTCGAAAATATTGTTTTAAAACATAATTGGGTACTGTTTTTAGATGCTGACGAAGTTAGTACCCCCGCATTTGCCAATGCTATTAAGTTGGCTATTAACAACGCCGACGAGGAAACAGCCGGCTTTTACTGTTGCTGGAAAATGATGCTTGAGGGCATATGGCTTAAAAGAAGCGACAACTTCCCTAAATGGCAGCTGCGCTTGTTGCGTAAAGGCCGGGTAACTTTTAAAGATTTCGGGCACGGTCAAAAAGAAGATCAGGTAATTGGTAATGTTTTATACATAAAAGAGCCTTATACACATTTTGGTTTTTCAAAAGGGTGGTCTCATTGGATTGAAAGACATAACCGCTATTCATCACTGGAAGCAATTGCGCGGCTGGATATATGCCCGCCGTTTAAAAACATATTCAGTAAACACGGAAGTACACGAAATCCGGCGTTAAAATCATGGATGGTCAAAGTACCCGGCTGGCCCTTATTAAGATTTATATATACATACATATTCAGTTTGGGCTTTACGGAAGGCTTACCGGGACTTATTTATGCTATTAATCTCTCTTTTTATGAGCATATGATTATGATTAAAACCAGGGAAGTTTTATCACAAAGGCATAAAACGTCTAAAGATATCGGCCAGAATTCTATCGCGATAAGTAAACAAGAATCTCCCGAATTGGAACTCATTTAA
- a CDS encoding WcaI family glycosyltransferase, with amino-acid sequence MTISKNKSVIIIGINFSPELTGIGKYTGEMVEWLTENNFLCTMVTAFPYYPYWQTQKPYKNRFFSRETLKNGKLNIYRCPLYVPKQPSGLKRLIHEFSFFVSAFVMVIYLLFKPKKDYIFCIAPPFHLGFLGLIYRFFKGGKIIYHIQDLQIEAARDLQIIKSDKAFKALFAMERLIMKKVDYVSTISTGMLKKIAKKTIKDVLFFPNWVDTTAYCPLYDSAEMKILWGFHEDDKIVLYSGSIGEKQGLESILTVAKHLESSTFIKFVICGTGPYKEKLIAKAKEQNINNVYFMPLQQPDQFNNFLNMADIHLVLQKKSASDLVMPSKLTTILAVGGLALITAEPGTNLFEIVNDNKMGVVIDSENLNSLENAILEFCISDNSILKLNGRKYAENYLNKDSILNKLFNKLENRTPVDIDEKRPLEYLELK; translated from the coding sequence ATGACAATTTCAAAAAACAAGAGTGTTATCATTATAGGGATAAACTTTTCACCAGAGCTAACCGGTATTGGAAAATATACCGGCGAAATGGTTGAGTGGTTAACCGAAAATAATTTTTTGTGCACAATGGTTACAGCTTTCCCCTACTATCCTTACTGGCAAACTCAAAAGCCGTATAAAAATCGTTTTTTTAGCCGCGAGACATTAAAGAATGGTAAGTTAAATATTTATCGTTGCCCGCTGTATGTACCAAAACAACCGAGCGGCTTAAAAAGACTTATTCACGAATTTAGTTTTTTTGTATCGGCTTTTGTGATGGTAATTTACCTGCTTTTTAAGCCCAAAAAAGACTATATTTTTTGTATTGCTCCGCCTTTTCATCTTGGTTTTTTGGGATTGATATACAGATTTTTCAAAGGAGGTAAAATCATTTATCACATACAGGACCTGCAAATTGAAGCGGCCCGAGACCTGCAAATAATTAAATCGGACAAAGCTTTTAAAGCACTGTTCGCGATGGAACGGCTAATCATGAAAAAGGTGGATTACGTAAGTACCATATCTACCGGGATGCTTAAAAAAATTGCAAAAAAAACCATAAAAGACGTCTTATTCTTTCCAAATTGGGTGGATACAACTGCATACTGTCCGCTGTATGATAGTGCAGAAATGAAAATATTGTGGGGATTTCACGAAGACGATAAAATTGTTTTATACTCAGGGAGCATAGGTGAAAAACAAGGATTAGAAAGCATCCTGACCGTAGCAAAACACCTGGAGTCATCAACGTTTATAAAATTTGTCATTTGCGGAACCGGGCCCTACAAGGAAAAACTCATAGCAAAGGCAAAAGAGCAAAACATTAATAATGTGTACTTTATGCCGTTACAGCAACCAGATCAATTCAATAATTTTCTTAACATGGCCGATATTCATTTGGTGCTCCAAAAAAAGAGCGCAAGCGACCTGGTTATGCCCTCTAAACTAACCACTATTTTGGCAGTAGGCGGGCTGGCGCTTATAACTGCCGAACCTGGTACAAACCTTTTTGAAATTGTTAACGATAACAAAATGGGCGTTGTTATCGACTCAGAAAATCTAAACTCTCTTGAAAATGCTATTTTAGAATTCTGTATTTCAGATAACTCAATATTAAAGCTCAACGGACGCAAATACGCGGAAAATTATTTAAACAAGGATAGTATACTTAATAAACTCTTTAATAAGTTAGAAAACCGAACGCCTGTTGATATTGACGAAAAACGGCCCCTTGAATACCTGGAATTAAAATAG
- the gmd gene encoding GDP-mannose 4,6-dehydratase — protein sequence MKKKALITGITGQDGAYLAELLLSKDYEVHGIKRRSSLFNTERIDHLYQDPHDEDRRFIMHYGDLSDSTNLIRIIQQVQPDEIYNLGAMSHVKVSFDTPEYTANADGIGTLRLLEAIRILQLTKKTRIYQASTSELYGLVQAVPQSETTPFYPRSPYAVAKLYAYWITVNYREAYNMFACNGILFNHESPLRGETFVTRKITRAAVKIALGLQNKLFLGNLDSRRDWGHAKDYVEAMWLILQQDKPEDYVIATGITTTVRDFVKMAFEELGIEVVFKGEGVDEKGYVAACHNMDYLIEIGKEIISIDPAYFRPTEVELLIGDPTKAIEKLGWKIKYDLKMLVNDMVTSDITLFEKQKLLKDMGYEIKNQFE from the coding sequence ATGAAGAAAAAAGCATTAATAACAGGTATAACGGGCCAGGACGGCGCCTACCTGGCCGAATTATTATTATCAAAGGACTATGAAGTTCATGGTATAAAACGAAGAAGCTCTCTTTTTAACACCGAGCGTATTGATCATTTATACCAGGATCCGCATGATGAAGACAGACGTTTCATTATGCATTATGGCGATTTATCCGACTCAACTAACCTGATACGCATTATACAACAGGTTCAGCCGGACGAAATTTATAATCTGGGTGCGATGTCTCACGTTAAAGTAAGCTTTGATACCCCAGAGTATACAGCCAATGCTGATGGAATTGGCACCCTCCGGCTCTTAGAGGCTATACGAATTTTGCAACTCACAAAAAAAACCAGGATTTACCAGGCTTCAACATCAGAGTTATATGGACTGGTACAAGCCGTGCCGCAATCAGAAACTACCCCTTTTTACCCGCGGTCGCCTTATGCTGTGGCCAAATTGTACGCGTACTGGATAACTGTTAATTACAGGGAAGCATATAACATGTTTGCGTGTAATGGCATCCTTTTTAACCATGAAAGCCCCTTACGCGGTGAAACTTTTGTTACCCGCAAAATTACACGGGCAGCGGTAAAAATTGCGTTAGGACTTCAAAATAAACTATTTCTTGGAAACCTTGATTCGCGGCGCGACTGGGGACATGCCAAGGACTATGTTGAAGCCATGTGGCTTATTTTACAGCAGGATAAACCGGAAGACTATGTAATTGCAACCGGTATAACTACAACAGTACGAGATTTTGTTAAAATGGCTTTCGAAGAACTTGGTATAGAAGTAGTATTTAAGGGCGAAGGCGTCGACGAAAAAGGATATGTAGCTGCCTGCCATAATATGGATTACCTGATTGAAATTGGCAAAGAAATAATCTCTATAGACCCTGCTTATTTCCGTCCGACCGAAGTAGAACTATTAATTGGCGATCCAACTAAAGCTATTGAAAAGCTGGGATGGAAAATTAAATACGATTTAAAAATGCTGGTTAATGATATGGTAACATCCGATATTACCCTCTTTGAAAAGCAAAAGCTACTAAAAGACATGGGATACGAAATTAAAAATCAGTTTGAATAA
- a CDS encoding AraC family transcriptional regulator: MTKSTVIRRRDGFEGQKLIVLPKKIITNFLSKDLVTKQIYITDIGYYPKARHHYAERPNGINQHIIIYCTEGYGWLEINKKRVEVSPSQFIAIPANTPHKYAANMDKPWTIYWIHFKGEIASFIVELILKNSENYKPYLSFNEDRIKLFEDICFNLEKGYSSDALRYVNMIFSHFLSSLIYEDKFNHVDDKPADNDIVEKTIQYMQDHVNTMIRLDDLSSFAKLSTSHFSAIFRAKTGYSPIEYFNQLKVQKACQYISFTTMSIKNIALTLGVEDQYYFSRMFTKLMGTSPNEYRKKVKASS, from the coding sequence ATGACTAAAAGTACAGTTATCAGGCGGCGGGACGGTTTTGAAGGGCAAAAGCTTATTGTGCTGCCCAAAAAGATCATTACCAACTTTTTAAGTAAAGATTTAGTTACCAAACAAATCTACATTACCGATATCGGCTATTACCCTAAAGCCCGGCACCATTACGCCGAGCGCCCCAACGGCATTAACCAGCATATAATAATTTATTGTACCGAAGGCTACGGCTGGCTGGAGATCAACAAGAAAAGGGTGGAGGTTTCGCCATCGCAATTTATTGCCATACCTGCCAACACCCCGCATAAGTACGCCGCTAACATGGATAAACCATGGACGATATACTGGATTCACTTCAAAGGCGAGATAGCATCTTTTATAGTAGAACTGATCCTGAAAAACTCAGAGAATTACAAGCCATACCTGTCTTTTAACGAAGACCGGATAAAACTGTTTGAAGACATTTGTTTTAACCTGGAGAAAGGCTATAGCAGCGATGCGCTGCGTTATGTAAATATGATATTCTCGCATTTCCTATCCTCGCTTATTTACGAGGATAAGTTTAACCATGTTGACGACAAACCTGCCGATAACGATATAGTTGAAAAAACCATTCAATACATGCAAGATCATGTTAATACCATGATAAGGCTTGATGACCTAAGCAGCTTTGCCAAGTTATCCACTTCGCATTTTTCGGCCATTTTCCGGGCAAAAACGGGTTACTCGCCCATCGAGTATTTTAACCAGCTAAAAGTTCAAAAAGCCTGTCAGTACATCTCGTTTACTACAATGTCTATCAAAAATATTGCCCTTACTTTGGGTGTGGAAGACCAATATTATTTCTCAAGGATGTTTACCAAACTGATGGGAACTTCTCCCAATGAGTACAGGAAGAAGGTAAAAGCGAGTAGTTGA
- a CDS encoding sugar porter family MFS transporter, with amino-acid sequence MSSSKNFNSSYIIGISFISALGGYLFGFDFAVISGALPFLRTQFALTPVWEGFLTGSLALGCIVGCLLAGNIADKYGRKPGLIIAALIFAVSSIGIAFSASLTYFLILRFAAGIGVGMASMLCPMYIAEVSPAEVRGRNVAINQLTVVIGILVTNLVNYFLADHGADSWRWMFGLGAVPSAIFLIGVTWLPESPRWLMKSGQPDKARVILNKIGSPDFAESTFKAVEKSLIGSTKQSYAMVFEKAVRPAVVVGITLAVFQQFCGINVVFNYTSTIFESVGANLNRQLFETVAIGVVNLVFTLLAMWQVDKLGRRPLMLWGSLGLSVLYIILAFLLQNHFPAGLVSIFVLLAISTYAISLAPVTWVLISEIFPNKIRGVASSVAIVSLWGAYFILVFTFPILAKILGAYGPFYLYAGICFAGFLFVKAKVKETKGQTLEELEDNLIRH; translated from the coding sequence ATGAGTAGTTCAAAAAACTTCAACAGTAGTTATATTATTGGTATTTCCTTTATTTCGGCCCTGGGCGGGTACCTGTTCGGGTTCGATTTTGCGGTGATTTCGGGCGCGTTGCCTTTTCTGCGCACCCAGTTTGCCTTAACTCCGGTATGGGAGGGTTTTTTAACCGGTTCACTGGCTTTAGGCTGCATAGTTGGCTGTTTGCTGGCCGGTAACATAGCCGATAAATATGGCCGTAAACCAGGGCTTATTATCGCTGCCTTAATTTTCGCGGTATCATCTATCGGGATTGCTTTTTCTGCATCCTTAACTTACTTCTTAATCCTGCGCTTTGCCGCCGGGATAGGTGTGGGCATGGCATCTATGCTTTGTCCCATGTATATTGCTGAAGTTTCGCCTGCCGAAGTACGTGGCCGAAATGTGGCTATAAATCAGCTTACTGTGGTTATCGGCATATTGGTGACCAACCTGGTCAACTACTTCCTGGCCGATCACGGTGCCGATTCATGGCGCTGGATGTTTGGTCTGGGTGCAGTACCATCTGCCATATTTTTGATAGGTGTTACCTGGCTGCCCGAAAGCCCAAGATGGCTCATGAAATCCGGTCAGCCTGATAAAGCCAGGGTTATCCTCAACAAAATTGGCTCACCTGATTTTGCCGAATCAACCTTTAAAGCGGTAGAAAAATCATTGATTGGATCAACCAAACAATCATACGCCATGGTGTTTGAAAAAGCCGTACGCCCCGCCGTGGTGGTAGGGATAACGCTGGCGGTGTTTCAGCAGTTTTGCGGTATCAACGTGGTATTTAACTACACATCTACCATATTTGAATCAGTAGGCGCTAACCTGAACCGGCAACTGTTCGAGACCGTGGCCATAGGTGTAGTTAACCTGGTATTTACCTTATTAGCCATGTGGCAGGTTGATAAACTGGGCCGCCGTCCGCTGATGCTTTGGGGATCGCTGGGCTTATCTGTATTGTACATTATACTGGCCTTCCTGCTGCAAAATCACTTCCCGGCGGGGCTGGTATCTATATTTGTATTGCTGGCCATCAGTACCTATGCTATTTCGCTGGCCCCGGTTACCTGGGTGCTTATATCCGAGATCTTCCCCAATAAAATCCGTGGTGTTGCATCATCGGTAGCCATTGTATCGCTTTGGGGGGCTTACTTTATCCTGGTATTTACATTCCCTATCCTGGCCAAAATATTAGGCGCCTACGGGCCATTTTACTTATACGCGGGCATTTGTTTTGCCGGCTTCCTGTTTGTAAAAGCAAAAGTGAAAGAAACCAAAGGCCAAACTTTAGAAGAGTTAGAAGACAATTTAATAAGACATTAA